In one window of Posidoniimonas corsicana DNA:
- a CDS encoding sulfatase, translated as MNRSAHLALVVLLTAASTAAARRPNIVFLLVDDLGWGAMSAYGSTMHDTPHFDRLCERGMRFTNAYAACTVCSPSRAALLTGRYPARLRLTDWIPGHAHPNAPLAIPDWDRQINPQLDTLPETLRGAGYQTWFLGKWHLQPIDKRWSRERTKREQALHTPQAHGFDVNIGGREWGQPKGRGKYFYPFDMPGIESGEEGEYLTDRLTDEALGLLDQAGDEPFLLYLSYYTVHGPLMGKPEYVSHYRDAIERSGDHAQAAARANYAAMHRSLDDSVGRITAKLDELGLADDTIIVFTGDNGGDRHDACGGLRGRKGTAFEGGVREPTCVVWPGRVPAGASSDTPIIGMDFYPTLLALAGVAPQPQQHLDGVDLSPVLTGSGGIEERNLFWHYPHYHRTTPYSSVRSGDWKLIEWHEDDQLMLFDLSADPAEKTNLAGAKPDKAVELKRALDEWREAVAAQPTTRKAG; from the coding sequence ATGAATCGTTCTGCTCACCTGGCTTTGGTCGTGCTGCTGACCGCGGCTTCGACGGCGGCTGCGCGGCGGCCCAACATCGTGTTCCTGCTGGTCGACGACCTCGGCTGGGGGGCGATGAGCGCCTACGGATCGACCATGCACGACACACCCCACTTCGACCGACTGTGCGAGCGCGGCATGCGGTTCACCAACGCGTACGCGGCGTGCACCGTCTGCTCTCCCAGCCGTGCGGCGCTGCTCACCGGGCGTTACCCGGCGCGGCTGCGGCTGACGGACTGGATCCCCGGCCACGCCCACCCCAACGCACCGCTCGCGATCCCGGACTGGGACCGGCAGATCAACCCGCAGTTGGACACCCTGCCCGAGACGCTGCGCGGCGCCGGTTACCAGACCTGGTTCCTCGGCAAGTGGCACCTGCAGCCGATCGACAAGCGGTGGTCGCGCGAGCGGACCAAGCGGGAGCAGGCGCTGCACACCCCGCAGGCGCACGGGTTCGACGTGAACATCGGCGGTCGCGAGTGGGGCCAGCCCAAGGGCCGTGGCAAGTACTTCTACCCGTTCGACATGCCGGGCATCGAGTCTGGCGAGGAGGGCGAGTACCTGACCGATCGCCTCACCGACGAGGCCCTCGGCCTGCTCGATCAGGCGGGCGACGAGCCGTTCCTGCTCTACCTGTCGTACTACACGGTGCACGGGCCGCTGATGGGCAAGCCGGAGTATGTCTCCCACTACCGCGATGCGATTGAGCGTTCCGGCGATCACGCGCAGGCGGCCGCCCGAGCCAACTACGCGGCCATGCACCGCAGCCTGGACGACAGCGTGGGCCGCATCACCGCCAAGCTGGACGAGCTGGGCCTGGCCGACGACACCATCATTGTCTTCACCGGCGACAACGGCGGCGACCGCCACGACGCCTGCGGCGGACTCCGCGGCCGCAAAGGGACCGCCTTCGAAGGGGGCGTACGCGAGCCGACCTGCGTCGTCTGGCCGGGTCGCGTGCCGGCTGGGGCCAGTTCCGACACGCCGATCATCGGGATGGACTTTTACCCCACGCTGCTAGCGTTGGCGGGCGTCGCGCCCCAGCCGCAGCAGCACCTGGACGGCGTGGACCTGTCGCCGGTGCTCACCGGGTCGGGCGGAATCGAAGAGCGGAACCTGTTCTGGCACTACCCGCACTACCACCGCACCACCCCCTACAGCTCGGTCCGCAGCGGGGACTGGAAGCTGATCGAGTGGCACGAGGACGACCAGCTGATGCTGTTCGACCTGAGCGCCGACCCGGCCGAGAAAACGAACCTGGCCGGCGCCAAGCCCGACAAAGCCGTCGAGCTCAAGCGCGCACTCGACGAGTGGCGCGAAGCGGTAGCCGCGCAGCCGACTACCCGCAAAGCCGGCTAG
- a CDS encoding FAD-dependent oxidoreductase — translation MRRLLLFSALVLTAACAASAAPPPASFDIVVYGGTSGGIAAAVEATRHGRTVVVVSPDQRIGGLSTNGLGHTDIGNKHIVGGVSLEFYQAIRAYYESPDAWRQQRRSDYRYAGQGVAKADTQAMWTFEPSAALAVFEDWVQRDNIRVLRGERLVRPGGVTVEEGRIRSIELESGQRITGRAFIDATYEGDLLAAAGVSYTVGREANSQYGETLNGVQTAHAVNHQLLPGVDAYARPGDPSSGLLPGIDPTGPGAEGAADHRVQAYCFRMCLTDAPGNRVPFHRPSGFREEEYELLFRNFEAGLDFAPLTLHRMPNLKTDSNNNGGFSTDYIGQNYEYPEAGYQRRAEILRSHLTYQQGLMWVLANHPRVPQKIRDQMSEWGVCRDEFTETEGWPPCLYVREARRMVGPVVMTQHHCQGRELAEDSVGMAAYTMDSHNVQRYVDHDGHARNEGDVQVGGFPPFPISYRSIVPQAGECTNLWTPVCLSASHIAYGSIRMEPVFMILGQSSAAAASIAVQRDIDAQDVHYAELREVLLREQQVLAGKK, via the coding sequence ATGCGCCGATTGTTACTCTTCTCTGCCCTCGTGCTGACAGCCGCTTGCGCCGCTTCGGCGGCGCCTCCCCCCGCATCGTTCGACATTGTCGTGTACGGCGGGACGTCCGGCGGCATCGCCGCGGCGGTCGAGGCGACCCGCCACGGCCGCACGGTGGTGGTGGTCTCGCCGGACCAGCGGATCGGCGGCCTCAGCACCAACGGGCTGGGCCACACGGACATCGGCAACAAGCACATCGTGGGGGGCGTGTCGCTGGAGTTCTACCAGGCGATCCGCGCGTACTACGAGTCGCCCGACGCCTGGCGGCAGCAGCGGCGTTCCGACTACCGCTACGCGGGGCAGGGGGTCGCGAAGGCCGACACGCAGGCCATGTGGACCTTCGAGCCGAGCGCCGCGCTGGCCGTGTTCGAGGACTGGGTCCAGCGCGACAACATCCGTGTGCTGCGGGGCGAGCGGCTGGTCCGGCCCGGCGGGGTGACCGTTGAGGAAGGGCGCATCCGCTCCATCGAGCTGGAATCCGGCCAGCGGATCACCGGCCGCGCGTTCATCGACGCCACCTACGAGGGCGACCTGCTGGCCGCGGCCGGCGTCTCATACACGGTAGGGCGAGAAGCAAACTCCCAATACGGCGAAACCCTCAACGGCGTGCAGACCGCCCACGCCGTGAACCACCAGCTGCTGCCCGGCGTCGACGCCTACGCCCGGCCGGGCGACCCGTCGAGCGGCCTGCTGCCCGGCATCGACCCAACCGGCCCCGGCGCCGAGGGAGCCGCCGACCACCGCGTGCAGGCCTACTGCTTCCGCATGTGCCTGACCGACGCGCCCGGTAACCGCGTGCCGTTCCACAGACCCAGTGGTTTCCGTGAGGAGGAGTACGAACTGCTCTTCCGCAACTTCGAGGCGGGCCTCGACTTCGCGCCGCTCACGCTGCACCGGATGCCCAACCTCAAGACCGACAGCAACAACAACGGCGGGTTCTCCACGGACTATATCGGGCAGAACTACGAGTACCCCGAGGCGGGCTACCAGCGCCGCGCAGAGATCCTGCGGTCCCACCTCACCTACCAGCAGGGCCTGATGTGGGTGCTGGCCAACCACCCCCGCGTGCCGCAGAAGATCCGCGACCAGATGTCCGAGTGGGGCGTCTGCCGCGACGAGTTCACCGAGACCGAGGGCTGGCCCCCGTGCCTGTACGTGCGCGAGGCGCGGCGGATGGTCGGCCCGGTCGTGATGACGCAGCACCACTGCCAGGGTCGCGAGCTGGCGGAGGACTCGGTCGGCATGGCGGCCTACACGATGGACTCGCACAACGTGCAGCGATACGTCGACCACGACGGCCACGCCCGCAACGAGGGCGACGTGCAGGTCGGCGGGTTTCCTCCGTTCCCAATCTCGTACCGGTCGATCGTCCCGCAGGCCGGCGAGTGCACCAACCTCTGGACGCCGGTCTGTTTGTCGGCGTCGCACATCGCGTACGGCTCGATCCGCATGGAGCCGGTGTTCATGATCCTGGGCCAGTCGTCCGCGGCCGCGGCGTCGATCGCCGTCCAGCGCGACATCGACGCCCAAGACGTTCACTACGCGGAGCTGCGAGAGGTGCTGCTGCGTGAGCAGCAGGTCCTAGCCGGCAAGAAGTGA
- the ggt gene encoding gamma-glutamyltransferase, with the protein MPRPLALVCLMTLYVPLCGRAADRPSGRDFVTRSPAVSRHGMAATSQPLASLAAVDILRAGGNAVDAAIAANAVLCVTEPTSCGLGGDLFAIVWDAKSQQLYGLNGSGRSPKSLTAEVFKEQGLTSIPSYGPLPITVPGCVDGWIILHERFGKLPLSEVLTPAIRCAEDGFPVTEVIAGYWKAGVAAHREHPGFMEVFAPDGEAPAHGQTFKNPALGQTLRAIAAGGADAFYRGDIADVIDRFMRDIGGYLRREDLAAHRSEWVEPVGVDYHGCRVWELPPNGQGIAALQMLQVLKGADLAAAGFGSADHLHFLVEAKKLAFADRAKFYADPDFSKAPVDALISPEYGARRYAQISPTSAGAAYEPGNPALRDGDTVYLTTADQDRNMVSLIQSNYRGFGAGPCPPGLGFCLQDRGELFDLTPGRANSYAPGKRPFHTIIPAFVTKEGRPLMSFGVMGGDMQPQGHVQILLNLFEFGMGLQEAGDAPRVRHAGSPTPTGDPAEPNGGTVLLETGYNADTIEELRRRGHQTADGDGSFGGYQAIWYDQEQNVYFGATESRKDGVALGY; encoded by the coding sequence ATGCCACGCCCACTAGCCCTGGTCTGCCTGATGACGCTCTACGTGCCCCTGTGCGGCAGGGCCGCGGACCGCCCGAGCGGCCGCGACTTCGTGACCCGTTCGCCCGCGGTGTCGCGACACGGAATGGCGGCCACGAGTCAGCCGCTAGCCAGCCTGGCCGCGGTGGACATCCTGCGGGCCGGCGGCAACGCGGTGGACGCCGCGATCGCCGCCAACGCGGTGCTGTGCGTCACCGAGCCCACGAGCTGCGGCCTGGGCGGCGACCTGTTCGCCATCGTTTGGGACGCCAAGTCGCAACAACTCTACGGGCTCAACGGCAGCGGGCGCAGCCCCAAATCCCTAACAGCCGAGGTGTTCAAAGAGCAGGGCCTCACCAGCATCCCCAGCTACGGGCCGCTGCCAATCACCGTGCCGGGCTGCGTCGACGGCTGGATCATACTGCACGAGCGATTTGGCAAGCTGCCGCTGAGCGAGGTGCTCACGCCCGCGATCCGCTGCGCTGAAGATGGCTTCCCGGTCACCGAGGTGATCGCCGGCTACTGGAAGGCCGGGGTTGCTGCGCACCGCGAACACCCCGGCTTCATGGAGGTGTTCGCGCCCGACGGCGAGGCCCCCGCCCACGGCCAGACATTCAAGAACCCGGCTCTCGGCCAGACGCTCCGCGCGATCGCCGCAGGCGGCGCCGACGCGTTCTACCGCGGCGACATCGCTGACGTCATCGACCGCTTCATGCGCGACATCGGCGGCTACCTCCGTCGCGAGGACCTGGCCGCCCATCGCAGCGAGTGGGTCGAACCGGTCGGCGTGGACTACCACGGCTGCCGCGTGTGGGAGCTGCCGCCCAACGGGCAAGGGATCGCCGCGTTGCAGATGCTGCAAGTGCTGAAGGGCGCCGACCTGGCCGCGGCAGGCTTCGGCAGCGCCGACCACCTGCACTTCCTGGTCGAGGCCAAGAAGCTGGCGTTCGCGGACCGCGCCAAGTTCTACGCCGACCCCGACTTCTCCAAGGCGCCGGTCGACGCGCTGATCTCGCCGGAGTACGGCGCCCGCCGGTACGCTCAGATCAGCCCCACCTCCGCCGGCGCCGCATACGAGCCCGGCAACCCGGCGCTCCGCGACGGCGACACCGTCTACCTGACCACCGCGGACCAGGACCGCAACATGGTGTCCCTGATCCAGAGCAACTACCGCGGCTTCGGCGCGGGGCCCTGCCCGCCAGGGCTCGGCTTCTGCCTGCAGGACCGGGGCGAGCTGTTCGACCTAACGCCCGGCCGCGCCAACTCGTACGCGCCGGGCAAGCGGCCGTTCCACACCATTATCCCCGCGTTCGTCACCAAAGAGGGCCGCCCGCTAATGAGCTTCGGCGTCATGGGGGGAGACATGCAGCCGCAGGGGCACGTGCAGATCCTGCTCAATCTGTTCGAGTTCGGTATGGGCCTGCAAGAAGCGGGCGACGCGCCGCGCGTGAGGCACGCCGGCTCGCCCACGCCAACCGGCGACCCGGCCGAGCCCAACGGCGGCACGGTGCTGCTCGAAACAGGCTACAACGCCGACACCATCGAAGAGCTCCGCCGCCGCGGGCACCAGACCGCCGACGGCGACGGCTCGTTCGGCGGCTACCAGGCGATCTGGTACGACCAGGAGCAAAACGTGTACTTCGGCGCCACCGAGTCCCGCAAGGACGGCGTCGCGTTGGGCTACTGA
- a CDS encoding glycoside hydrolase family 43 protein, giving the protein MLHLPSVWPYARPVALALLSAALTAAVARPALAQQASPAPPAWDPSPGDGTYRNPVLHSDFSDPDAVRVGDDYYLTSSSFNCVPGLPILHSTDLVHWRLVNHALPKLYDPMFDRPQHGNGVWAPSIRFHDGWYYIYWGDPDLGIYMTRTRDPRGAWEEPRLVKKASGNIDPCPLWDDDGRVYMVQAFAHSRAGINGILSVVELSADGTKAIDKGWVVFDGHREHPTVEGPKFYKRNGYYYIFAPAGGVAEGWQLVLRSRNVRGPYETRTVLAQGDTSVNGPHQGAWVDTPDGRSWFLHFQEVQPYGRLVHLEPMRWVDDWPVIGEDPDGDGVGQPVATHPLPFADSASTVVPQTSDRFDSDSLGLQWQWQGAPRDDWWSLSERPGWLRLAAAARPDGFRNLWDAASPLLQKMPAPRFQATCRLDASALTPGDHCGLIVMGRDYASIDIGASDDGLTVSQRTCRADRGERERESESATLPGGQVELRLQVEDGGVCRFSYRTPGAEWSDLGGPFSAREGKWIGAKFGLYCLAPNGEPSGGTVDVAEVIVRPL; this is encoded by the coding sequence ATGTTGCACCTGCCGTCTGTCTGGCCGTACGCCCGCCCCGTCGCCCTCGCTTTGTTGTCCGCGGCGCTGACCGCGGCGGTCGCACGCCCCGCGCTCGCGCAGCAGGCGTCCCCGGCGCCGCCCGCCTGGGATCCTTCCCCCGGTGACGGGACCTACCGGAACCCGGTGCTGCACTCCGACTTCAGCGACCCCGACGCCGTGCGCGTGGGGGACGACTACTACCTGACGTCGTCATCGTTCAACTGCGTGCCCGGGCTGCCGATCCTGCACTCGACCGACCTGGTGCACTGGCGGCTGGTCAACCACGCCCTGCCGAAGCTGTACGACCCGATGTTCGACCGCCCGCAGCACGGCAACGGCGTGTGGGCGCCCTCGATCCGCTTCCACGATGGCTGGTACTACATCTACTGGGGCGACCCCGACCTGGGCATCTACATGACCCGCACGCGGGATCCCCGCGGCGCGTGGGAGGAACCCAGGCTGGTGAAGAAGGCCAGCGGCAACATCGACCCCTGCCCGCTGTGGGACGACGACGGCCGCGTCTACATGGTGCAGGCGTTCGCGCACTCGCGGGCCGGCATCAACGGGATCTTGTCCGTGGTCGAGCTATCCGCCGACGGGACCAAAGCGATCGACAAGGGCTGGGTGGTGTTCGACGGGCACCGCGAGCACCCCACGGTTGAGGGGCCCAAGTTCTACAAGCGTAACGGCTACTACTACATCTTCGCGCCCGCCGGCGGCGTGGCCGAGGGCTGGCAGCTGGTGCTCCGGTCGCGGAATGTGCGCGGGCCGTACGAGACGCGGACCGTGCTCGCCCAAGGCGACACCAGCGTCAACGGCCCGCACCAGGGCGCGTGGGTCGACACGCCTGATGGCCGGTCCTGGTTCCTGCACTTCCAGGAGGTGCAGCCGTACGGTCGGCTTGTCCACCTGGAACCGATGCGGTGGGTCGACGACTGGCCCGTCATCGGCGAGGACCCGGACGGCGACGGCGTCGGGCAACCGGTCGCAACGCACCCGCTGCCATTCGCCGACTCAGCCTCCACGGTGGTGCCGCAAACCAGCGACCGCTTTGATTCGGACTCCCTGGGTCTGCAGTGGCAGTGGCAGGGCGCCCCGCGGGACGATTGGTGGTCGCTGAGCGAACGCCCCGGCTGGCTCCGGCTGGCCGCCGCCGCGCGGCCCGACGGCTTCCGCAACCTGTGGGACGCCGCCAGCCCGCTGCTGCAGAAGATGCCGGCGCCCCGGTTCCAGGCGACCTGCCGGCTGGACGCCAGCGCGCTCACGCCGGGCGACCACTGCGGCCTGATCGTCATGGGCCGCGACTACGCGTCGATCGACATCGGCGCGTCGGACGACGGCCTAACGGTCTCGCAGCGCACGTGCCGCGCCGACCGCGGCGAACGCGAACGCGAGTCCGAATCCGCGACGCTGCCGGGCGGGCAGGTCGAGCTCCGGCTGCAAGTCGAGGACGGCGGCGTGTGCCGCTTCAGCTACCGCACTCCCGGCGCCGAGTGGTCGGACCTGGGCGGGCCGTTCTCCGCCCGCGAGGGGAAGTGGATCGGCGCCAAGTTCGGCCTGTACTGCCTGGCGCCGAACGGCGAGCCGTCTGGCGGGACCGTCGACGTGGCCGAAGTTATCGTGCGTCCGCTCTAG